The following nucleotide sequence is from Peribacillus sp. ACCC06369.
TAAAAGGCCAGCCAACCTTTTCCCCAATTCAATCCTTTTATCGATATTTCTAAAATGCGAAACGGAAGAGCCATACAGTCTTCCATTGCAGGTAGGAAATAAGACAGTGCTAAAATGCATCCAGTCCTGCAGGAAAAATAATATAGATTGAAAAACGAAAGATTGCTTTTTAATAACCGGTTTTTCAATGATATTTTGTTCATTTATTATAAGCGCAGTGACTAATCTTTCACGATTCCCATATTTCCAAAAGGAATACCATTCATTTGTCATGAATTTAGTAATAAAAAAATAATGACATAAGTGAAACAAAGGACGTTCATACTTCGTCGAATAATGATAGAGAAGCAATTGCGGATAAGCATCTTGAAATATTCTCCAATTGGCATCTTCATACGTTAGAAATAAATGATACCTGTATTTGGGGCTAAGCAAATGGGAAAGCCAAATCCCTTCAAGGTCACACATATTCCAGCCTGCATTTCTAGAAACCATCCCCGCTAAAAAAGACCATTGTATTTCTGGATGCATTTTGAAAAATTGTTCATATGCCTTTGTTCTTGATATATTATCCCTATTCCCTTTAGCGGTTTGGACTTTTATGGAATGGAGCAATTGCTTTTCCGTCTTTAACATTCGCATCTATGTGTCCAGCCTTTCTATAGCGATGAATTGTGACATATAGTTGTACATTAATCCTATCGTTCTAAGAAACAATTCTTTTTATTCACATATTGGATTCTTTTTTTGCTAATATAGATAAGTGAAAAAAAGGAGGGGTAAA
It contains:
- a CDS encoding DUF2515 family protein, translating into MRMLKTEKQLLHSIKVQTAKGNRDNISRTKAYEQFFKMHPEIQWSFLAGMVSRNAGWNMCDLEGIWLSHLLSPKYRYHLFLTYEDANWRIFQDAYPQLLLYHYSTKYERPLFHLCHYFFITKFMTNEWYSFWKYGNRERLVTALIINEQNIIEKPVIKKQSFVFQSILFFLQDWMHFSTVLFPTCNGRLYGSSVSHFRNIDKRIELGKRLAGLLFSEDLFPLFHEFSCRTEPTGARYDYERYRKKPRYHETPMLRGVYPLIHHQVRETEQWDLKKKIKKDWFIEPQWEEDPQLTDWYDHKQKQLHTVAMIKNWFL